A genomic segment from Rhinatrema bivittatum chromosome 19, aRhiBiv1.1, whole genome shotgun sequence encodes:
- the LOC115080322 gene encoding olfactory receptor 1020-like produces the protein MENQTFVKDFLLLGFSNLPEMQLALFCMFLVLYISTLTGNVLIITLTRVDSQLDMPMYFFLSCLSFLEICYTSVTVPKMLINFLAKTNAISFPACATQLYFFISLGSIECTLLAVMAYDRYVAVCNPLCYPIVMNKAVCLRLVAGSWLSGFLNSAVHTSMTFHLPFCSSNQIQQFFCDIPPLLKLACTDTRTNNVVLFIVGGAYGLGSFLLTLISYIKIILTVLKIHTSASRRKTFSTCTSHLIVVSLFFGTSFFMYLQSTSKHSLAWESLVPVFYAIVTPILNPIIYSLRNKEVKAALQKLIHRKMTFYKIIQFHNARFG, from the coding sequence ATGGAAAATCAGACCTTTGTGAAGGATTTTCTTCTGCTGGGATTCTCAAACCTTCCAGAGATGCAGCTGGCTCTCTTCTGTATGTTTCTTGTCCTTTATATCTCAACATTGACCGGGAATGTCCTGATTATCACCCTAACCAGGGTCGATTCTCAGCTGGACATGCctatgtacttcttcctcagctGCCTCTCCTTCCTAGAGATCTGTTACACATCCGTCACTGTCCCCAAGATGCTGATAAACTTCCTGGCAAAGACTAATGCCATCTCCTTCCCGGCATGTGCCACCCAACTCTACTTCTTTATTTCTCTGGGTAGCATTGAATGCACTCTCCTTGCGGTGATGGCTTATGATCGCTATGTGGCTGTGTGCAATCCCTTGTGCTACCCAATTGTCATGAACAAGGCCGTTTGTCTACgtctggtagctggttcctgGTTAAGCGGGTTCCTTAACTCAGCCGTCCACACTAGCATGACATTCCACCTTCCATTTTGCTCCTCCAACCAGATCCAGCAGTTCTTCTGCGACATCCCTCCACTGCTGAAACTGGCATGCACAGATACTCGCACCAACAATGTGGTGCTCTTTATTGTTGGCGGTGCATATGGATTGGGCTCTTTCCTACTGACCCTAATTTCATACATTAAAATTATATTAACCGTCTTGAAGATTCACACTTCAGCAAGTAGGCGTAAGACATTCTCCACTTGCACCTCCCACCTTATTGTTGTGTCCTTGTTCTTTGGGACCTCATTCTTTATGTACCTACAATCCACCTCAAAGCACTCACTAGCCTGGGAGAGCCTGGTCCCTGTTTTCTATGCCATTGTAACACCAATTCTAAATCCGATCATCTACAGCTTGAGGAACAAAGAGGTGAAGGCAGCCCTGCAAAAACTCATACACAGGAAAATGACTTTTTATAAAATCATTCAGTTTCACAATGCGAGATTTGGATGA